The following proteins are encoded in a genomic region of Streptomyces sp. SLBN-31:
- a CDS encoding zinc-dependent alcohol dehydrogenase family protein → MKAAIITEPGKIEIGSLPDPAPGPREVVVAVAGTGICGTDLHILDGEIARSFPVVPGHEFAGEVVAVGREVTEVRTGDHVAVNPSIHCGECYYCGRARANLCERWESIGITKPGGAAEYALAPVKNCFVLPEGVSTADAALIEPLGCAVRGFDVLSHRLGDHYLIYGAGTMGLMMMELAKRAGAASVTVVDPNPSRLETTRLLGCTAAVTAAGEANRPRGWDIVIDCTGVVAAIEDGLSRVERGGTFLQFGVASPEAKAAIEPFRIYNHEITITGSMALLNSFDRAGALFAAGLLRPDVLISHRFSLDEYKQAVDLFKQGMGRKIQIQPNGPAR, encoded by the coding sequence ATCATCACCGAACCCGGGAAGATCGAGATCGGCTCGCTGCCCGATCCGGCACCCGGTCCGCGTGAGGTCGTCGTCGCCGTCGCCGGTACCGGCATCTGCGGCACGGACCTGCATATCCTGGACGGCGAGATCGCCCGCTCCTTCCCAGTCGTCCCCGGCCACGAGTTCGCCGGAGAGGTCGTCGCCGTGGGCCGCGAGGTCACCGAGGTGCGCACGGGCGACCACGTGGCGGTCAACCCGTCCATCCACTGCGGCGAGTGCTACTACTGCGGCCGAGCTCGTGCCAATCTATGCGAGCGATGGGAGTCCATCGGCATCACCAAGCCGGGCGGTGCCGCGGAGTACGCACTCGCGCCAGTCAAGAACTGCTTCGTCCTTCCCGAAGGCGTCTCCACGGCCGACGCGGCCCTGATCGAGCCGCTCGGCTGCGCCGTACGTGGATTCGACGTACTGTCCCACCGGCTGGGCGACCACTACCTCATCTACGGGGCCGGCACCATGGGTCTGATGATGATGGAGCTGGCCAAGCGGGCCGGCGCCGCGAGCGTGACAGTCGTGGACCCCAACCCCAGCCGACTTGAGACAACTCGCCTGCTGGGCTGCACGGCAGCCGTCACCGCTGCCGGGGAAGCGAACCGTCCACGAGGCTGGGACATCGTCATCGACTGCACCGGGGTCGTCGCCGCGATCGAGGACGGCCTGTCCCGGGTGGAGCGCGGCGGCACCTTCCTCCAGTTTGGTGTCGCCTCCCCCGAGGCCAAGGCCGCCATCGAACCGTTCCGGATCTACAACCACGAGATCACCATCACCGGGTCCATGGCCCTGCTCAACAGCTTCGACCGCGCCGGTGCCCTGTTCGCCGCCGGACTCCTGCGTCCGGACGTCCTCATCAGCCACCGGTTCTCCCTGGACGAGTACAAGCAGGCGGTCGACCTCTTCAAGCAGGGCATGGGCCGCAAGATCCAGATCCAGCCGAACGGGCCGGCCCGGTGA